One genomic region from Cardinium endosymbiont of Dermatophagoides farinae encodes:
- a CDS encoding DUF3108 domain-containing protein, translated as MVVVRCLKKFFCCFLISTFLSSIHAKTAREVGPPFLQGECLTYEVYYSFLHASFLHAGTATMRVDEERHKLNGHACYKVEVQGTSSNALALLGFKVLDRWESYLDVDCAHALRPHRCVTHLEENGYVRKEQTDFDYKENIAKVEIAESKNNMEPKETSHDIPSTKIKDLIGGYYSLRSIDTTKLKPDDELIITVFHDQQVYKDVKIRFLGKKIINTKLGKTSALVFAPMIPDKYECSIFSGDRPVEVYISNDVNKIPLLLKVNLVVGSLEIKLTDCKGLKEPIRFQPS; from the coding sequence ATGGTCGTTGTACGCTGCTTAAAAAAGTTTTTTTGTTGTTTCCTTATAAGTACTTTTTTAAGTAGCATACATGCTAAAACTGCCCGGGAAGTAGGGCCTCCTTTTCTGCAAGGGGAATGCCTAACCTATGAAGTTTACTATAGTTTTCTCCATGCTAGTTTTCTCCATGCTGGTACTGCTACCATGCGTGTGGATGAGGAGCGGCACAAGCTTAACGGGCATGCTTGCTATAAGGTTGAAGTACAAGGTACCTCTAGTAATGCATTAGCGCTTTTAGGCTTTAAGGTATTGGATAGATGGGAGAGCTATTTAGATGTTGATTGCGCGCATGCATTGCGTCCGCATAGATGTGTTACCCATCTTGAAGAAAATGGTTATGTTAGGAAAGAGCAAACTGACTTTGACTATAAAGAAAATATAGCTAAGGTAGAAATAGCTGAGAGTAAGAATAATATGGAGCCTAAAGAGACCTCTCATGATATCCCTAGTACAAAAATTAAAGACCTAATCGGTGGCTACTATAGCTTGCGTTCGATTGATACTACAAAGTTAAAACCAGATGATGAGCTTATCATAACGGTTTTCCATGACCAACAGGTCTATAAAGATGTTAAGATTCGATTTCTTGGTAAGAAGATCATTAACACCAAGCTAGGAAAAACATCAGCGTTGGTTTTTGCACCGATGATCCCCGACAAGTACGAGTGTAGTATATTTTCCGGAGATCGTCCAGTGGAAGTATATATATCAAATGATGTCAATAAAATTCCGCTGCTATTAAAAGTTAACCTGGTAGTAGGTTCGCTAGAAATAAAGCTCACAGATTGTAAAGGTCTCAAAGAACCTATTCGTTTCCAGCCATCTTAA